In Sporichthyaceae bacterium, the following proteins share a genomic window:
- a CDS encoding MBL fold metallo-hydrolase has translation MVAPIQRLVTAGTFTLDGGSWEVENNVWIVGDERECVVIDAAHDADAIEQAIGGRLVSAILCTHAHNDHVNAATELAARSGAKIWLHPDDMVLWQMVHPHWNPDRNLADGTTISVAGTALHALHTPGHAPGAVCFHAPDLGVLFSGDTLFAGGPGATGRSFSDFATIIESIRDRLLVLPADTEVRTGHGEGTTIGAEGQHLDEWITRGH, from the coding sequence GTGGTGGCGCCGATTCAGCGACTGGTCACCGCGGGCACCTTCACTCTCGACGGGGGCAGCTGGGAGGTGGAGAACAACGTCTGGATCGTCGGCGACGAACGCGAATGTGTGGTGATCGACGCCGCACACGACGCGGACGCGATCGAGCAGGCGATCGGCGGCCGGTTGGTCAGCGCGATCCTGTGCACCCACGCGCACAACGACCACGTCAACGCGGCCACCGAACTGGCCGCCCGCAGCGGAGCGAAGATCTGGCTGCACCCGGACGACATGGTCCTCTGGCAGATGGTGCACCCGCATTGGAACCCGGACCGCAATCTCGCCGACGGCACCACCATTTCGGTCGCGGGCACCGCATTGCACGCGCTGCACACACCGGGCCACGCGCCCGGCGCGGTGTGCTTCCACGCCCCGGACCTCGGCGTGCTGTTCTCCGGCGACACCCTGTTCGCCGGCGGGCCGGGCGCCACCGGACGGTCCTTCAGTGACTTCGCCACGATCATCGAATCGATCCGCGATCGGCTGCTGGTGTTGCCCGCGGACACCGAGGTGCGCACCGGCCACGGTGAGGGCACCACCATCGGCGCCGAGGGGCAACACCTGGACGAATGGATCACCCGCGGTCACTAG
- a CDS encoding serine/threonine-protein kinase, whose protein sequence is MPESSSRFAERYRLTESLGKGGMGEVWRAYDERLNRYCAIKVLRQMEDPATAERFSREARTLASLRHPGVVTVYDYGVDGGRPYLVMELLPGPSLAELLRSSGPLEIDTVRRYGAQTASALQAVHDAGVVHRDLKPANVVLDNTSSARLVDFGIALGATFEATLTEHGAIIGSAAYLAPEQATGSRANARSDLYSFGCLLMTLLTGKPPFTDDSPVDILGKHLSETPPLCSSRRPEVPADLDALVADLLTKRPEDRPANCAEVARRLVGGTSARPSPGPVPMPTRTFGGAAPPPGATNGRSGATAQLPPPPPPPSHAADTRAKRVALAALAVVVALALGGAAWALTRSHDSGPTPVPVPPVPSPTITPTETPEPTETFAPPPTVSGSPNFSPPPLLPLPNENPTSTGSPAPAGTGGPILDLPPFSATPSSTGDPADNPDSGDIPTP, encoded by the coding sequence GTGCCCGAATCGTCGTCCCGCTTCGCCGAGCGATACCGGCTCACCGAGAGCCTGGGCAAGGGCGGCATGGGTGAGGTCTGGCGGGCCTACGACGAACGACTGAATCGCTACTGCGCGATCAAGGTGTTGCGGCAGATGGAGGACCCGGCGACGGCCGAGCGGTTCTCCCGGGAGGCGCGCACGCTGGCCTCGCTGCGCCACCCCGGCGTGGTCACCGTCTACGACTACGGCGTGGACGGCGGTCGGCCGTATCTGGTGATGGAACTGCTGCCCGGGCCGTCGCTGGCCGAATTGCTGCGGTCCTCCGGCCCGTTGGAGATCGACACCGTGCGCCGGTACGGGGCGCAAACCGCGAGCGCGCTGCAGGCGGTGCACGACGCGGGGGTGGTGCACCGCGACCTGAAGCCGGCCAACGTGGTCCTGGACAACACCTCCTCGGCCCGTCTGGTGGACTTCGGGATCGCGCTGGGCGCCACGTTCGAGGCCACGCTGACCGAGCACGGCGCGATCATCGGCAGCGCCGCGTATCTCGCGCCGGAGCAGGCCACCGGCAGCCGGGCGAACGCCCGCTCGGACCTGTACAGCTTCGGCTGCCTGCTGATGACGCTGCTCACCGGGAAACCGCCGTTCACCGACGACAGCCCGGTCGACATCCTCGGTAAGCACCTGTCCGAGACGCCGCCGCTGTGCTCCAGTCGCCGCCCCGAGGTGCCCGCCGACCTCGACGCGCTGGTCGCCGACCTGCTCACCAAGCGCCCGGAGGATCGACCGGCGAACTGCGCCGAGGTGGCCCGCCGGTTGGTCGGCGGCACCTCGGCCCGGCCGTCGCCCGGCCCGGTGCCGATGCCCACCCGCACGTTCGGCGGAGCGGCTCCACCGCCGGGGGCCACCAACGGCCGGTCCGGCGCCACCGCGCAACTGCCGCCGCCGCCCCCGCCGCCCTCGCACGCGGCGGACACGCGCGCCAAGCGGGTGGCGCTCGCCGCGCTGGCCGTCGTGGTGGCCCTCGCCCTGGGCGGTGCGGCCTGGGCGCTGACCCGGTCGCACGACTCCGGGCCCACACCCGTGCCCGTGCCTCCGGTGCCCAGCCCGACGATCACGCCGACCGAGACCCCGGAACCCACCGAAACGTTCGCCCCGCCGCCCACGGTGAGCGGTTCACCGAACTTCAGCCCGCCGCCGCTGCTGCCGCTGCCCAATGAGAACCCGACCTCGACCGGCAGCCCCGCGCCGGCCGGCACCGGGGGGCCGATCCTGGATCTGCCCCCGTTCAGCGCGACGCCCTCGTCCACCGGGGACCCGGCGGACAACCCGGACAGCGGGGATATACCGACGCCCTAG
- a CDS encoding TetR/AcrR family transcriptional regulator, whose protein sequence is MSSAAAESDGGPRRRMPRAQREALMLDVAEEMFGERGYQAASMDEIAARVGVSKPMLYHYYGSKEGLFLACLGRARAGMRDAILTGAMSAEARGDRLYTALVAWFRFADEHRTLWNIIDESVREFSGAAEEVESIRDEHTVLIAGLIAAHAGTDHLADPAEIEVIAAAISGVGERVARWRTRNPGLSPERTARHLMQLLWLGLERMDVGEVWTP, encoded by the coding sequence ATGAGCAGCGCGGCGGCGGAGTCGGACGGCGGTCCGCGGCGGCGCATGCCGCGAGCCCAGCGCGAGGCGCTCATGCTCGACGTTGCGGAGGAGATGTTCGGCGAGCGCGGATACCAGGCCGCGTCCATGGACGAGATCGCGGCGCGGGTCGGGGTCTCCAAGCCGATGCTCTACCACTATTACGGATCCAAGGAGGGCCTGTTCCTGGCCTGCCTGGGTCGGGCCCGGGCGGGCATGCGGGACGCCATCCTCACCGGCGCGATGAGCGCCGAGGCACGGGGTGACCGGCTCTACACCGCCCTGGTGGCCTGGTTCCGCTTCGCCGACGAACACCGCACGCTGTGGAACATCATTGACGAGTCGGTGCGCGAGTTCAGCGGTGCGGCCGAGGAGGTCGAGTCGATCCGCGACGAGCACACCGTGCTGATCGCGGGCCTGATCGCGGCGCACGCCGGCACCGACCATCTGGCCGACCCGGCGGAGATCGAGGTCATCGCCGCGGCCATCAGCGGCGTGGGGGAACGGGTCGCCCGTTGGCGCACCCGCAACCCCGGGTTGAGCCCGGAACGCACCGCCCGCCACCTCATGCAGCTGCTCTGGCTGGGCCTGGAGCGGATGGACGTGGGCGAGGTCTGGACGCCCTGA
- a CDS encoding sigma-70 family RNA polymerase sigma factor, which produces MRDDEITELALAAGRGDAEATAAFVRATQADVWRYVAYLVDRAAADDLTQETYLRALRGLRTFRAQTAARVWLLSIARRAVVDHFRKQGRTPSIATSLDAADGLVDRIGPAQPDGAGELALRLLIAGLDEDKRAAFVLTQVHGLSYAEAAEVCRVPIGTIRSRMARAREQLLGQLAEQEAAETPAPAARRLHRLR; this is translated from the coding sequence ATGCGCGACGATGAGATCACCGAGCTGGCCCTGGCGGCCGGCCGGGGTGACGCGGAGGCAACCGCCGCGTTCGTGCGCGCGACGCAGGCCGACGTCTGGCGCTACGTGGCCTACCTGGTGGACCGGGCCGCCGCCGACGACCTGACCCAGGAGACCTACCTGCGCGCGTTGCGCGGGCTGCGCACGTTCCGGGCACAGACCGCGGCCCGGGTGTGGTTACTGTCCATCGCCCGGCGCGCGGTGGTGGACCACTTCCGCAAGCAGGGACGCACCCCGTCGATCGCGACCAGCCTGGACGCCGCCGACGGCCTGGTGGATCGCATCGGCCCGGCCCAACCCGATGGTGCCGGAGAGCTCGCCCTGCGGCTGCTGATCGCCGGACTGGACGAGGACAAACGCGCAGCGTTCGTACTCACCCAGGTGCACGGGTTGTCCTATGCGGAAGCCGCCGAGGTGTGCAGGGTGCCGATCGGCACCATCCGCTCCCGAATGGCCCGGGCGCGGGAACAACTGCTGGGCCAGCTGGCCGAGCAGGAGGCCGCCGAGACGCCGGCACCCGCAGCGCGTCGCCTGCACCGGCTGCGCTGA
- a CDS encoding zf-HC2 domain-containing protein, whose amino-acid sequence MRCQTWREALSARVDAEPLGLDAALLDAHLAACAGCREYEAGLNRLHRMVRVSSADVVPDRTEEILAAAAGQRFPRLGVVLVLRWLLVVIAAAEMGMSSPEFLSRWHTGGELGTWGIATGIGFLSVAARPQRAAGMFPMLACAALLTTYVSTRDVADGATFMSREWPHGLLLFGVAVLALIWRLAPEATEPGPHRSGELDATGVARFGGRWRFGRAA is encoded by the coding sequence ATGAGATGCCAGACGTGGCGGGAGGCCCTGTCCGCCCGCGTTGACGCCGAGCCGCTCGGCCTGGACGCCGCGCTGCTGGACGCCCACCTGGCCGCCTGCGCGGGCTGTCGGGAGTACGAGGCGGGGCTGAACCGGCTGCACCGCATGGTGCGGGTGTCATCGGCCGACGTGGTGCCCGATCGCACCGAGGAGATCCTGGCGGCGGCCGCCGGACAGCGGTTTCCCCGGCTGGGTGTGGTGTTGGTGCTGCGCTGGCTGCTGGTGGTCATCGCCGCCGCGGAGATGGGGATGTCCTCCCCGGAGTTCCTCAGCCGTTGGCACACCGGCGGTGAGCTGGGCACCTGGGGCATCGCCACCGGGATCGGCTTCCTGTCCGTCGCCGCGCGCCCGCAACGCGCCGCGGGCATGTTCCCCATGCTGGCCTGCGCCGCCCTGCTGACCACCTATGTGAGCACCCGGGATGTGGCCGACGGGGCCACGTTCATGTCCCGCGAGTGGCCGCACGGGCTGCTGCTGTTCGGCGTGGCGGTGCTCGCCCTGATCTGGCGGCTCGCCCCCGAGGCGACCGAACCCGGCCCGCACCGTTCGGGCGAACTCGACGCGACCGGGGTAGCCCGCTTCGGCGGCCGCTGGCGGTTCGGCCGCGCCGCCTGA
- a CDS encoding YcnI family protein → MNRHIARSVLISVLAVGFGALALPAWAHVTVSSDHAVKGGYATLTFKVPTEEENANTTKLEVDLPADHPFASVSTQQKSGWDIAVVKTALTTPMTDDDGAQVTERVATITWTAKTSDAAIHPDQFDTFPISVGPLPTDADTLTFKALQTYSNGDVVRWIEESAPGGPEPEHPAPSITLVDSAAAGGVASATPTSVAVQPATTTDTGSTGGVQITADDKVPTTNQVNTAVGLAIGGIALALIAAGLAGAALAKRSSPPLPPPGPPPAF, encoded by the coding sequence ATGAACCGTCACATCGCACGCAGTGTGCTGATCTCCGTCCTGGCGGTGGGCTTCGGCGCACTCGCGCTGCCCGCCTGGGCGCACGTGACGGTGAGTTCGGATCACGCCGTCAAGGGCGGCTACGCGACATTGACCTTCAAGGTGCCCACCGAGGAGGAGAACGCCAACACCACCAAGCTCGAGGTGGACCTCCCGGCCGACCACCCGTTCGCCTCGGTGTCCACCCAGCAGAAGAGCGGCTGGGACATCGCGGTGGTGAAGACCGCGTTGACCACCCCGATGACCGATGACGACGGTGCGCAGGTCACCGAGCGGGTCGCCACCATCACCTGGACGGCGAAAACTTCGGACGCGGCCATCCACCCCGACCAGTTCGACACCTTCCCGATCAGCGTGGGCCCGCTGCCCACGGACGCCGACACGCTGACGTTCAAGGCGCTGCAGACCTACAGCAACGGCGACGTGGTGCGTTGGATCGAGGAGTCGGCGCCGGGTGGGCCCGAGCCTGAGCACCCGGCCCCTTCGATCACGCTGGTGGACTCCGCCGCAGCGGGCGGTGTCGCCTCGGCCACCCCGACGAGCGTTGCGGTGCAACCGGCCACCACCACGGACACCGGCTCGACGGGCGGCGTGCAGATCACCGCGGACGACAAGGTCCCGACGACCAACCAGGTGAACACCGCAGTGGGCCTGGCCATCGGCGGCATCGCATTGGCGTTGATCGCGGCCGGTCTGGCCGGGGCCGCACTGGCCAAGCGGTCCAGCCCCCCGCTGCCGCCGCCGGGCCCGCCGCCGGCCTTCTGA
- a CDS encoding HAMP domain-containing sensor histidine kinase, whose amino-acid sequence MRRLIGAFGGLRRLSAHTPLRVKLMAAMLVLSTVAVVGTSAAATAVLRSYLFNRVDNQLHRFTTNSMPYLTGNAAPDSSLLFPRSGSGSSGSTDPNRPFNRPRFSTTYFAVTRDVNGVEIRRESSQLDVPTAAPRLPATTIAQAKDRGGEPFTVLAQNSKQPRWRVMVTPLADGSGSLTLALSLDEVDGTLSHLERILWAVGLAVLALTGLGAYVIVRTSLRPLREVEATAEAIAGGDMSRRVPANPVRTEVGRLAHAVNVMLGQIETALKEREESAAAAQASEERMRRFVTDASHELRTPLTSIRGFAELYRQGAAAPEKIPGLMSRIEGEATRMGLLVEDLLLLARLDQQRPLEREPVDLVAIAGDTVVSARAAHPDRTVQVRMLSPDEDPPGVMGDDARLRQIAGNLVTNACTHTPAGTDVRVGVGSVLDPTGRQWALLEVADDGPGLSAQECERVFERFYRTDTSRNRSTGGSGLGLSIVAALVAAHGGNVTVQSVPGAGAVFRVLLPVV is encoded by the coding sequence GTGCGCCGCCTCATCGGCGCTTTCGGCGGGCTGCGGCGGCTATCGGCGCACACCCCGCTGCGGGTGAAGCTGATGGCCGCCATGTTGGTGTTGAGCACGGTGGCGGTAGTGGGCACCTCGGCGGCTGCCACCGCGGTGCTGCGCTCATACCTGTTCAACCGGGTGGACAACCAACTGCACCGGTTCACCACCAACTCGATGCCGTATCTGACCGGCAACGCCGCCCCGGACAGTTCGCTGTTGTTCCCGCGCTCCGGCTCCGGCAGCAGCGGCAGCACCGACCCCAACCGGCCGTTCAACCGGCCACGGTTCTCCACCACCTACTTCGCGGTGACCCGCGACGTCAACGGCGTGGAGATCCGTCGGGAGAGTTCGCAGCTGGACGTCCCCACCGCCGCGCCCCGGCTGCCCGCGACGACCATCGCACAGGCCAAGGACCGCGGCGGCGAACCGTTCACCGTGCTCGCCCAGAACAGCAAGCAGCCGCGCTGGCGGGTGATGGTCACCCCGCTGGCCGACGGTTCGGGCAGCCTCACGCTGGCGCTGAGCCTGGACGAGGTGGACGGCACGCTCAGCCACCTGGAACGCATCCTGTGGGCCGTCGGGCTGGCGGTGCTGGCGCTCACCGGCTTGGGCGCCTACGTCATCGTGCGCACCAGCCTGCGCCCGCTGCGCGAGGTGGAGGCCACCGCGGAGGCCATCGCCGGCGGTGACATGTCCCGCCGCGTGCCGGCCAACCCGGTACGCACCGAGGTCGGTCGGTTGGCCCATGCGGTCAACGTGATGCTCGGTCAGATCGAAACCGCATTGAAGGAGCGCGAGGAGTCCGCGGCGGCCGCGCAGGCCTCCGAGGAGCGCATGCGTCGGTTCGTCACCGACGCCAGCCACGAGTTGCGCACCCCGTTGACCAGCATCCGCGGGTTCGCCGAGCTCTACCGGCAGGGCGCGGCCGCACCGGAGAAGATCCCCGGTCTGATGTCCCGCATCGAGGGCGAGGCCACGCGCATGGGCCTGCTGGTCGAGGACCTGCTGCTGCTGGCCCGCCTGGACCAGCAACGACCGCTGGAGCGAGAGCCGGTGGACCTGGTGGCCATCGCCGGCGACACAGTGGTGTCGGCCCGCGCAGCGCATCCGGACCGCACCGTGCAGGTGCGGATGCTCTCCCCGGACGAGGACCCGCCCGGCGTGATGGGCGACGACGCGCGGCTGCGCCAGATTGCCGGGAACCTGGTCACCAACGCCTGCACGCACACCCCGGCGGGAACCGACGTGCGGGTCGGGGTGGGCTCGGTGCTCGACCCGACCGGACGGCAGTGGGCGCTGTTGGAGGTGGCCGACGACGGCCCCGGGCTGTCCGCCCAGGAGTGCGAACGCGTCTTCGAGCGCTTCTACCGCACCGATACCTCACGCAACCGCAGCACCGGCGGCTCCGGGCTGGGGCTGTCCATCGTCGCGGCGCTGGTGGCGGCGCACGGCGGCAACGTCACCGTGCAATCCGTACCGGGGGCCGGTGCGGTGTTCCGGGTACTGCTTCCCGTCGTCTGA
- a CDS encoding response regulator transcription factor yields the protein MTPRTESGSGADIHTNGSGGHRLLVVDDEDNIVELLSTSLRYAGFEVATANNGEEALKVAESFDPDLLVLDVMMPDISGFGVVKQLRSSGSTVPVLFLTARDATEDRISGLTLGGDDYVTKPFSLDEVIARIHAVLRRTARPEPAMSPRLVFADLELDTETHEVWRAGTAVSLSPTEFKLLRYFMNNPRRVLSKAQILDHVWNYDFNGEMNIVESYVSYLRRKIDTVEPRLLHTLRGVGYVLRLPPG from the coding sequence ATGACCCCCAGGACCGAGTCGGGCTCGGGCGCGGACATTCACACCAACGGTTCGGGCGGTCACCGCCTGTTGGTGGTCGACGACGAGGACAACATCGTCGAACTGCTCAGCACCTCGCTGCGCTACGCGGGGTTCGAGGTGGCCACCGCGAACAACGGCGAGGAGGCGTTGAAGGTCGCCGAGTCCTTCGACCCCGATCTGCTGGTGCTCGACGTGATGATGCCGGACATCTCCGGATTCGGCGTGGTCAAGCAGCTGCGCTCCAGCGGCTCCACGGTGCCGGTGCTGTTCCTCACTGCCCGCGACGCCACCGAGGACCGGATCTCCGGGTTGACCCTGGGCGGCGACGACTACGTCACCAAGCCGTTCAGCCTGGACGAGGTCATCGCGCGCATCCACGCGGTGCTGCGCCGCACCGCCCGACCGGAACCGGCGATGTCCCCGCGGCTGGTGTTCGCCGACCTCGAGCTGGACACCGAGACCCACGAGGTGTGGCGGGCGGGCACCGCGGTGTCGCTATCCCCCACCGAGTTCAAGCTGCTGCGTTACTTCATGAACAACCCGCGCCGCGTGTTGTCGAAGGCCCAGATCCTGGATCATGTCTGGAACTACGACTTCAACGGCGAGATGAACATTGTCGAGTCCTACGTCTCCTACCTGCGCCGCAAGATCGACACGGTGGAGCCCCGGCTGCTGCACACGCTGCGCGGTGTGGGGTACGTGTTGCGCCTGCCGCCGGGCTGA
- a CDS encoding MoxR family ATPase — protein sequence MAVNAVSNGAVPDSPDTLQSRLESVGYLADTGLATAAYLAIRMGRPLFLEGEAGVGKTALAHALAQLYDAPLIRLQCYEGIDAAQALYDWDFPRQLLHLRASEAAGINDVKQLEGELYDRRFLLARPLLQAIETSPSVLLIDEVDRADDEFEAFLLEVLSDFTISIPELGTIKAIEPPIVVVTSNRTREVHDALKRRCLYHWLEHPAYDREVAIIRRRLPEVTERLATEVAAAAQLLRLRDLLKPPGVAESIDWTRALLMLGARTLDVDAAARTLGAVLKYREDTDRITAEGLESLIGSIGRG from the coding sequence ATGGCGGTCAACGCGGTTTCGAACGGTGCCGTGCCCGATTCGCCGGACACCCTGCAGAGCCGGTTGGAATCCGTCGGGTATCTCGCAGATACTGGCCTAGCTACCGCAGCCTACCTTGCAATTCGTATGGGAAGACCGCTTTTCCTCGAGGGTGAGGCGGGTGTCGGGAAGACCGCGTTGGCGCACGCGTTGGCCCAGTTGTACGACGCCCCGCTGATTCGTCTGCAGTGTTATGAGGGCATCGACGCCGCCCAGGCGCTATACGACTGGGATTTTCCGCGCCAGTTGCTGCACCTGCGGGCCTCCGAGGCCGCCGGCATCAACGACGTCAAACAGCTCGAGGGTGAGCTTTACGACCGGCGGTTCCTGCTGGCCCGTCCGCTGCTGCAGGCCATCGAGACCAGCCCCTCGGTGCTGCTGATCGACGAGGTGGACCGCGCCGACGACGAATTCGAGGCGTTCCTGCTGGAGGTGCTCTCCGACTTCACCATTTCCATCCCGGAGTTGGGCACCATCAAGGCGATCGAGCCGCCGATCGTGGTGGTCACCTCCAACCGCACCCGCGAGGTGCACGACGCGCTCAAACGGCGCTGCCTCTATCACTGGCTGGAGCACCCGGCCTATGACCGCGAAGTGGCGATCATCCGCCGGCGGCTGCCGGAGGTCACCGAGCGGCTGGCCACCGAGGTCGCCGCCGCGGCGCAGTTGCTGCGGTTGCGCGACCTGCTCAAGCCGCCGGGAGTGGCGGAGAGCATCGACTGGACCCGGGCGCTGCTCATGCTCGGCGCCCGCACGCTGGACGTGGACGCCGCCGCGCGCACGTTGGGTGCCGTGTTGAAGTACCGCGAGGACACCGATCGGATCACCGCCGAGGGCCTGGAGTCCCTGATCGGCTCCATCGGGCGGGGCTGA
- a CDS encoding VWA domain-containing protein — protein MPKELVLVSDTTQTMVGFARTLRAAGVEASTDRVQALLSALSQLDVTYGRDAYWAGRLTMCAGPLDVERYNAAFAAYFGNELPRVARVGLVPQQPKLISVQTAPDQNMGEDEDLQSNPMLSKASDIELLRRKDFAALSEAERDEARRLLARLDVRGPSRRSLRWTPAPRGGVDARRTVRAMLRRGGEIEEIYARRHRPRPRRIVELIDVSGSMEMYADAHLRFAHVLTRRRPDVEVFTIGTRLTRVTRQLTVRDPDAALRAVGTAVPDWSGGTRLGELLKAFLDRWGQRGTARGAVLVIASDGWERGDATLLGEQMARLHRLAHAVIWVNPHAGKEGYVPATAGMTAALPYIDALVAGHNVAAFEALAQRLSQEGNSGA, from the coding sequence ATGCCCAAGGAGCTCGTCCTGGTCTCCGACACCACGCAGACGATGGTCGGGTTCGCCCGCACGCTGCGTGCCGCGGGCGTGGAGGCGAGCACGGACCGGGTGCAGGCGCTGCTCAGCGCGCTGAGCCAACTCGACGTCACCTATGGCCGGGACGCCTACTGGGCGGGACGGCTGACCATGTGCGCCGGCCCGCTGGACGTGGAGCGCTACAACGCCGCATTCGCGGCGTACTTCGGCAACGAACTGCCCCGGGTGGCCCGGGTCGGCCTGGTGCCGCAGCAGCCGAAGCTGATCTCGGTGCAGACCGCGCCCGACCAGAACATGGGCGAGGACGAGGACCTGCAGTCCAACCCGATGTTGAGCAAGGCCAGTGACATCGAGTTGCTGCGCCGCAAGGACTTCGCGGCGCTGTCCGAGGCAGAGCGCGACGAGGCGCGCCGGCTGCTGGCCCGGCTGGACGTGCGTGGTCCCAGCCGCCGTTCGCTGCGCTGGACGCCGGCGCCGCGCGGCGGCGTGGACGCGCGTCGCACCGTGCGGGCCATGCTGCGCCGCGGCGGGGAGATCGAGGAGATCTACGCCCGGCGGCACCGGCCGCGCCCGCGGCGCATCGTGGAGCTCATCGACGTGTCCGGGTCCATGGAGATGTACGCCGACGCACACCTGCGTTTCGCGCACGTGCTGACCCGGCGTCGGCCGGACGTGGAGGTGTTCACCATCGGTACCCGGCTGACCAGGGTGACCCGGCAGCTGACGGTGCGGGACCCGGACGCGGCGCTGCGCGCGGTGGGCACCGCGGTGCCGGACTGGTCCGGTGGCACCCGGCTCGGTGAGCTGCTCAAGGCGTTTCTGGACCGTTGGGGTCAGCGCGGCACCGCCCGTGGTGCCGTGCTGGTTATTGCCAGCGATGGATGGGAACGCGGTGATGCAACGTTGTTGGGAGAGCAAATGGCCCGTCTGCACCGGCTGGCGCATGCTGTGATCTGGGTGAACCCGCACGCCGGTAAGGAGGGCTACGTCCCGGCCACCGCAGGCATGACGGCAGCGCTGCCGTACATCGATGCGTTGGTCGCAGGGCACAATGTGGCTGCGTTCGAGGCCCTCGCGCAGCGTTTGTCGCAGGAAGGAAACAGCGGTGCGTGA
- a CDS encoding XdhC/CoxI family protein has product MRDVLEHIRPWYAAGETFGLATVVGTYRSAPRQPGAAMAVSAAGEAVGSVSGGCVEGAVYELAQEVMGSGTPVFQTYGVSDDDAFTVGLTCGGIIDMFVELIGPQTFPEFEEVAASIEAGEPVAVATVISRGEVTSRADTAGMGSVGARLVIWPDRRSGTLGSARLDDAVTDDGRGQLSQGHTGILHYGPEGERRGDELAVFVQSYSPPPRMLVFGAIDFAAAVAAAGKFLGYRVTVCDARPVFATAKRFPQADEVIVEWPHRYLEKQLEIEHAVDPRTVICVLTHDPKFDVPVLKLALGTEAGYIGAMGSRRTHDDRLARLREEGVPAEQLARLYSPIGLDLGARTPEETAISIAAEIIGQHWGGSGVKLRATEGAIHREPTAG; this is encoded by the coding sequence GTGCGTGACGTCCTGGAACACATCCGGCCCTGGTATGCCGCCGGGGAGACGTTCGGCCTCGCCACCGTGGTCGGTACCTATCGCTCCGCGCCCCGCCAACCCGGTGCGGCGATGGCGGTGTCGGCGGCGGGCGAGGCAGTGGGCAGTGTGTCCGGCGGATGCGTGGAGGGTGCGGTCTACGAGCTCGCACAGGAGGTCATGGGTTCCGGCACTCCGGTGTTCCAGACCTATGGCGTATCCGACGACGACGCGTTCACCGTGGGGCTGACCTGCGGCGGCATCATCGACATGTTCGTCGAGTTGATCGGCCCGCAGACGTTCCCGGAGTTCGAGGAGGTGGCCGCCTCCATCGAGGCCGGTGAGCCGGTGGCGGTGGCCACGGTTATTTCCCGTGGCGAGGTAACGAGCCGCGCAGACACAGCGGGTATGGGCTCGGTCGGTGCACGGCTGGTCATCTGGCCGGACCGGCGCTCCGGCACCCTGGGCAGCGCCCGGTTGGACGACGCGGTCACCGACGACGGCCGTGGCCAGCTCTCCCAGGGCCACACCGGAATCCTGCACTACGGCCCGGAGGGGGAACGCCGCGGCGATGAGCTGGCGGTGTTCGTGCAGTCCTACTCCCCGCCGCCGCGGATGCTGGTGTTCGGCGCCATCGACTTCGCCGCGGCGGTGGCCGCCGCGGGCAAGTTCCTCGGTTACCGGGTGACGGTGTGCGACGCCCGGCCCGTGTTCGCCACCGCCAAGCGCTTCCCGCAGGCCGACGAGGTCATCGTGGAGTGGCCCCACCGGTACCTGGAGAAGCAGCTGGAGATCGAGCACGCCGTCGACCCGCGCACGGTGATCTGCGTGCTCACCCACGACCCCAAATTCGACGTGCCGGTGCTCAAGTTGGCGCTGGGCACCGAGGCCGGCTACATCGGCGCGATGGGTTCCCGGCGTACCCATGACGACCGGTTGGCCCGGCTGCGCGAGGAGGGCGTGCCCGCGGAGCAGCTCGCCCGGCTGTACTCCCCGATCGGCCTTGACCTCGGCGCCCGCACGCCGGAGGAGACGGCGATCTCAATCGCCGCAGAGATCATCGGCCAACACTGGGGCGGCAGTGGTGTCAAGCTGCGCGCCACGGAAGGTGCGATCCACCGGGAGCCGACCGCCGGTTGA